In the genome of Flavobacteriaceae bacterium YJPT1-3, the window AGTTGCGGCGAAAAGAACCTTTCCAAAAATTTTCTGCTGGCCACGGATGCCGACAATAATCACCTTCCCAATGGCAGTGAGATTACGCTTTCTGTTACTGGCAAGGAAAACATGACCCTCGACTCTATTGTTTATTTCCTGGAAGACGAGCGTCTGGGCGCCGTGACCGGAAATCAGGCCTTGACCACTCCCGTGCAAGTGCAACAGCTGGGCCGTAAAAACATCAAAGCTCTGCTCTATGCCGGGGAAGACACCGGTGAGATCACCGAAAAGTTAACCGTGTTGAGCACGCAGGTCCCCAAGGTCTATAATTACACCATCGTCAATCGCTACCCGCATCAGACCGATGCGTATACCCAGGGGCTCGAATTTGAAAATGGAGTACTCTACGAAAGCAATGGGGAGTTTGGCACTTCCAATCTGCGCAAGCTGGACCTGGAGACCGGCCAGGTACTGCAGCAGTACACGCTGAGCGACGCTTACTTTGCGGAAGGCTTGACCATCCTCAACAATCAGATCTATCAATTGACCTGGAAATCTGGAAAAGGCTTTATCTACGGACTGGATTCACTGGATCGTAAAGGTACTTTTGCTTACGCGAAAAGTAAAGAAGGCTGGGGCCTGTGCAATGACGGAAAGGTGCTGTACAAGTCGGATGGCACGGACAAGATCTGGAAGCTGGATCCAACGACCTTAAAAGAGCTGGGCTATATTCAGGTGGTCGACAACAAATCGATCAAAAATAAGTTTAATGAACTGGAATACGTCAATGGAAAGATCTATGCCAACAGCTATCAGTTTGACAGCGTGGCCATCATCGATCCGGTATCCGGTGCTGTAGAAGGGGTGATCGATCTGCGTTCCTTAAAGAAAGAGGTGCAGGAAGGATTGGATCCTCAAAATGAGGTTTTGAACGGAATCGCTTACAATCCGGAAACCGATCAACTTTTCGTGACCGGCAAACACTGGAATACCCTTTTTGAAATCACCATTAGCGAACGATAAATGCGTCTACTTGCCTATCTCCTGCTCTTGATGAGCATCCTGTTGTGGAGCTCGTGCCGCGAGGACTTTGAATCGCGTCCCAGTACGGGGCAATTGGAGTTCTCCAGAGATACGGTCTACCTGGATACCATTTTCAGCAATATTGGATCAAGTACTTACACCTTAAAAGTATACAACCGCAGTGAGGAGACCATTTCCATTCCTAATGTAGGTCTGGAACAGGGTGAGAATTCGCGCTACCGCCTCAATGTAGACGGCAGAGCCGGACAGGCCTTTCAGGATGTGGAGATCCGTGGGCGGGATAGTCTGTTCATTTTCATTGAAACCACGGTCGATATTGGTGATTTTGAAAATACCAACCCCCAGTTTCTCTACACCGATATCTTGCAGTTCGACAGTGGTACTAACGCTCAGGAAGTACCCTTGATCACCCTGATCAAAGATGCGGTCTTTCTCTTTCCCAGTCGGGATGCCCAAGGCATGACCGAGACCCTCAGTCTGGGACTGGATGATGCCGGAGAGGAAATTTTAATAGAAGGCTTCTTTTTGGAAGATGACGAATTGGTCTTCACCAATGAAAAGCCGTACGTCATTTATGGCTATGCCGCCGTACCTCCCAACCGTACCCTGGAGATACAGGCGGGCGCCCGAGTACACTTTCACGAAAGTAGTGGCCTCATCGTCGCGAATGAAGGAAGTCTTGTAGTTCGTGGTGGCTTAAGTACGGATCAGGAAGCAGTGGAAAATGAAGTCATTTTTGAAGGAGATCGCCTGGAGCCGGAATTTGCTGATGTGCCCGGACAATGGGGTGCTATCTGGCTGACCGCGGGAAGTACGGGACACGACCTGAACCACTTAACCATCAAAAATGCGACCGTAGGATTGCTCATGGACTCGAACGACGGAGGGGCTTCCCCTACCCTTACCCTACGCAATGTTCAGATCTACAACAGCAGTAATGTGGGACTCCTGGGACGAACGGCGAACATATTGGGAGAAAATGTGGTGATCAACAACTCCGGACTCATCTCACTTTGGGCTTCTCTGGGCGGGACTTACAATTTTACCCACAGCACTTTTGCTAATTATTACACCGGAGGCTTTCGCAATTTTCCTGCAGTGGTTCTAGACAATCAATTGCAGATCGATACGGAGGAGTTTTTGGTGGCCGATCTGAATGCTAATTTTCTGAACTGCATCGTGTATGGAAATACGGGAGAAGAATTCGGATTGTTGGCCAATGCAAGCGCCGCTTTTGATTTTCAATTCAGCAACAGCCTGATTCGCTTTGACGACGACTTTGACGAGTTTGCAGATAATCCCCTGTACGACTTCAGCAACACGGCACGCTTTACCAATTGCTTAATTAGTGAGCTGCCTGATTTTAAGGATCCCGGCAACAATGCGTTGCAGATTGGCGAAAATAGTGCTGCTAGTGGTTTAGGTGATGCCGTAGGAGCTTCACAGGTCCCCTTGGATCTATTAGGAACCGCACGTTCCACAACGCCTGATTCAGGAGCTTACGAAAGTGTACTTTTTGAAGAGGAACCTGAGAATTAGGCAACAAATAACGGTCGCTCACTTATCATGGTATTTACCTCCTCGGCGATGGCTTCCAGTTTGTCTTCATCTTCAAAATTCGTAATCACCTGATCGATCAAGTCGACGATCTGTTTCATATCGCTTTCTTTGAGTCCGCGAGTGGTTACAGCCGCGGTTCCGATTCGAATCCCGGAAGTCACGAAAGGCGATCTATCATCAAAGGGCACCATATTCTTATTGACGGTGATGTCCGCTTTTCCTAGGGCCTCTTCCGCTTGTTTCCCGGTAATGTTCTTATTGCGCAGATCGATCAACATCATGTGATTATCGGTGCCTTTGGAGATAATGTCGTATCCCTTCTCCACCAAGGCGTCTGCCATTACTTTAGCATTCTTTTTTACCTGTACCATATAGTGCAGGAATTCGTCGGTGAGGGCTTCTCCAAAAGCAATCGCTTTGGCCGCAATGATGTGCTCTAAGGGACCTCCCTGATTGCCGGGGAAGATGCCGCTATCCAGCAGAGAAGACATCATTTTCAAGTTTCCATTCTTCAGTTTAAGTCCGAAGGGATTTTCAAAGTCTTTGCCCATGATGATGAGTCCGCCACGGGGTCCGCGTAGGGTTTTATGGGTCGTCGTGGTACACACATGACAATGCGGTACCGGATCCTGCAGTATGCCTTTAGCGATCAAACCGGCGGGATGTGCCATATCGGCCAAAAGAATAGCTCCTACACTGTCTGCGATTTCGCGAAAGCGCTTATAATCGATTTCACGGGAATAGGCAGAAGCTCCGGCAATGATCATTTTAGGTTGCTCCTGAATAGCAATCTCCTGAATTTTATCGTAGTTGAGCAGTCCGGTCTCCGCATCTACTCCGTAGAATACCGGATTGTATAATTTTCCGGAAAAGTTCACCGGCGAACCGTGGGTGAGGTGTCCCCCGTGGGCCAGGTCAAAACCAAGAAATTTATCGCCCGGCTTCAGGCAAGCGTGAAAAACAGCCGTATTGGCTTGAGACCCGGAGTGGGGTTGTACGTTGGCGTACTCGGCATTGAAGAGTTCTTTAGCGCGATCGATAGCGATCTGCTCCACCTCATCAACGATCTCACAACCACCGTAATAGCGTTTCCCGGGATAACCTTCTGCGTATTTATTGGTCAATACCGAACCTGCCGCTTCCATCACCTGGTCACTCACGAAGTTTTCCGAAGCGATCAATTCCAGTCCGTTGCGTTGCCGTTCTTTTTCCTCCTGAATCAGATCAAAAATTACCGTATCCCGTTGCATTCTCTTAATGTTTGTTAATAGGCTTCAAAAATAATTCATTCGCTCGGGTTCCTATGATATTAATTATATATTTGGATTGCATTTACCAACACTTTATCACCAATCCCATGCCCTTATCCGCTAACGATCCGAAACGAAAAACCTGGTTAAAAACGACCAAGAATACAGACTTCCCGATTCAGAACATTCCCTTTGGGGTGTTCCTGACTCGAGACGATGTCATTACCATCGGTACCCGCATTGGCGATCACGCTATCGACCTGGGTGCGCTACATCAATTGGGTTATTTTGACGGAATTCCCTTGACTGACGATATTTTTCTTCAGGATACCTTAAACGACTTTATTGCGGACGGGCGAAAGACCTGGCGCCTGGTACGTAACCGCATCGCTCAGATCTTTGAAGAAGGGAATGCCAAGTTGCGGGATAATAAAAAACATCGCGAGCGCGTCATTTTTGGATTGGACGAGATTGAAATGCAATTGCCGGTACAGATTGGTGATTACACTGATTTTTACAGTTCTAAAGAGCATGCCACCAATGTAGGAAGCATGTTCCGCGATCCGGACAATGCGTTATTGCCCAACTGGCTGCACATGCCGGTGGCCTATCACGGTCGCAGTTCGTCTATCGTACCTTCCGGAATTCCAGTGCACAGGCCGCAAGGGCAAAAGCTTCCCAACGATGCCAAGACCCCTATTTTCGGTCCGTCAAGACGCGTGGACTTCGAATTGGAGATGGCTTTTATTACCACCGCCGCCAATCAATTAGGAGAACCCATTCCGGTGAATGAAGCCGAAGAGCATATTTTTGGGTTGGTGTTGTTCAACGATTGGAGCGCACGAGATATTCAGAAATGGGAATATGTTCCTCTCGGACCATTCCTGGCGAAAAACTTCGCCTCCTCCATTTCTCCCTGGATCGTGACTTTGGATGCCCTGGAACCCTTCCGCGTGGAAAGTCCGAAGCCCATCAAGCCCCAATTGGAATACCTGCAGTACAAAGGCAAAAAGAGTTACGACATCCATTTAGAGGTTTCCCTGCAGCCCGAAGGCATGCAAGAGAGCCTGTTGGCGAAATCCAACTTCAAATACATGTACTGGAACATGTCTCAGCAATTGGCGCATCATACGGTCAATGGCTGCCCGGTGAATGCCGGTGACATGATGGGTAGCGGAACCATCTCCGGCCCTACCCCGGACAGCTACGGAAGTTTATTGGAGCTTTCCTGGGCGGGCAAAAAGCCGGTCAAATTAAAAGAGGGCGGCGACCGCAAATTCGTGGAAGACAATGACACCATCATCATGCGTGGTTATTGCGAAAAAGGCGATCTGCGTATTGGTTTTGGCGAAGTGAGCACCAAATTACTTCCGGTGTTTAACCCGAAAAAGAAGTAGCACCTCGATCACCTCGATACATCCGCCCTTGGGCGGACACTCGGTGACCGTAAGTTCGTGACCACAAGTCGGTGACCGAGTACAGACCTCTTAAGGTATTAAGCCGGTGGCTGAGTGTTTGCGCGTAAGCGCAAATGTATCGAAGTCCTGGCGCTCGAGATGACAGTAGAATCATCACCTAACGTATATCAAATTACCCCTTTACTCAAAAAGCACCTCTTGTCACTTCGAGTGCAACGAGAAGTCTCCTTTTTGTTAAAATTTCAAATTAATTTCCTTCCCTTGTAACACATCCCGATTTCAATCGTCTATTCAATGTACCCTTCATCAAGGTATATTTTTTTAGTTATCTACTTGGCATTGCCTAGTAATAGCGAAAACAAAACAATCAATCAAAAACGACAACCATGACAACCAAACTTTGGGCACTCTGCCTAATTTTCACATTTTCCTTGACTACCCTTCTTGCGCAACCTAAACCCGATGAACTCGTCACTGGGAGCGTCAAGGGGGTGGTCATGGATAAAGACCTGAACCAACCCATCCCCTACGCCACTATCGTGATCAGCGATGTCAATAATGCCGTAATCACCGGGGGTATCTCCGGTGATGATGGAAGCTTTCTGGTAGAAAAAATTCCCGAAGGAAATCATCTATTCAAGGTGCAGTTCATCGGTTATGAAACCGTCTCCCAGCCCATCACCATCGACCGTAAGAACCGGGATTGGGATATGGGGACCATGTACCTGGTAGCCGTGGCAGCCAGTCTGGATGAAGTGAATGTAGTGGCGGAACGCACCACCATCGAGCAGCAAATCGACCGCAAGGTGATCAATGTAGGGAAGGATCTGACCACGGCCGGCCCTACGGCTGCCGATATTATGAATAACGTACCTTCAGTCAGTGTAGACCAACAATCCGGAGCTTTAAGCTTACGCGGAAATACCAACGTGCAGGTCATGGTGGATGGAAAACTATCTAATATTCCGGCGGCTCAGCTCTTAAAGCAATTGCCCTCGACCTCCATCAAGAAGATCGAATTGATCACCAATCCTTCCGCCAAATACAATCCGGAGGGGATGAGCGGGATCATCAATATCGTACTCCATAAAAATGTCAATCTTGGATTCAATGGAGACATCAACGTCGGACTCGCCTATGACGAGAATCCCAAATTCAACAGCGGGATCAATCTGAACTATCGAAACGGCAAATTCAACCTCTACGCGAATTACAGCAACAACATTTCTAAGAACTTCAATTTTGGGAATGTCTTTCGACCGGATAACAACTCCAATCAGCTGTTCCGCTTTGAGGACGAGAGTCAGTCGCATCTCTATAAAGTAGGACTGGATTTCTACCTCAACGAGAAGAACACCATCTCTTTCTTTTACAACCCCAACAGCTATGAAGGAGAAACTTTAGGGACTACCGATATCCTCTTCCTCAATGATCCCGATCAGAACTTGCTGCAGCTTTTCAGCAATGAGAACAATAACAATTCTGATCAGTATAACTTTGATTACAAATTGGACTTTGCTAAAGAAGGCCACAATATCGAACTGGAGGTGGATTACAATGTGTTTGAAGGTGGAGAAGATGCCAACTTCGACTTTACCGGCGCTACTCCCCTGAGTGACTACATGGACTTTGTGGATACCGAGCGGGATCGTACCACGATCAACCTGGATTACGTAAATCCTTTGTCAGAAAAAGCGAAGCTGGAGATCGGGGCTCAGGCCATATTGTTCAATACCGATGTGGCCTACTCCTCTACCGGAGAGTCTTTTAACGAGCAGGGCAACCTCGTCCCCACCCCAGACACCCAATTCGATTACAGTCGGGATATTTATTCCGCCTATGTCACCTACGGAAAGACCTTAGAAAAATGGTCGTATCAGGTGGGTGCCCGTTTTGAAACCGTGAATGTCGCTGCAGATACCAATAGTGTTCGCGCTTTTACCAACGACTATACGCAGCTGTATCCCTCGGCTTTTGTGACCTATACACCGACCGAGAAGAATCAGTATCAGATCAGCTACAGCAGACGGGTCGACCGGCCGGGAATCAGTCAGGTGAATCCCATCCGTCAATGGAGCACGCCCTTGGTAAGCAATCTGGGAAATGTCAATCTCGAACCCCAGTTTACCAACAGCGTGGAATTAAATTATACCCGTCGACTCGAAAAAGGGAGCATCACCGCGGGGGCATTTGTCCGTTTTATTGAAGACGAGATCAATATGGCGCTGTTTGTAGACCGCTTCAATCTGGACCGGGTGATCCTGACCAGCGATAATTTTGACAACACTACAGCCTACGGTTTTGAATTGTCCAGCAATTACAAGCCTACCAAATGGTGGAGCCTTAATGCCAGTTTTGATCTCTATCAGCAAACCCAAAAGGGGATTTCGGAAACCCTGGATCGGGATATTGAAAATCCAACAGTAGATGATATTGTACGCAGCACACGAGAGGTGGACAACTTGATCTATAATGCCCGGGTAATCAATAATTTCACGGCTACGGAAAAGCTGTCCTTTACTGCCTTTGCCATGTATCGCGGTGAGAACCGAAATTTGCAATTCACTATGAAACCCATGTTTATGGTTAACGTGGGTGCTCGATACAGTCTGTGGGATGGAAAAGGAACCTTCAGTTTGAATTATAATGACATTTTCAACACCATGTACGCCCGCTTTACCGGAGATCTCCCCTACACCCAGATCGGTCAGTTTGAGTGGGAAAGTCAAACGGTCTTCGTAGGACTGAACTACCGTTTTGGCGATGGGAAATACCGCGCCAAGCGACGTCGTAACCGCGATGACAATGAGAAGGAAGGTGGCGGTGGATTGCTGGGTGGGTAGGCCCTCTCAAGCACCCTTTGTCACTTCGAGTGCAGCGAGAAGTCTCTAACGAATACAACACAGGATGAGATCTCTCACTAGCGTTCGAGATGACTTGTTTTTTCTAATTATCACTTGAAACTTAGAGTCACTTCGAACGCATGTGAGAAGTCTCCCGCTGACCGCAAAACTGGATGAGATCTCCCACTAGCGTTCGAGATGACTTGTTTTTTCTAATTATCACTTGAAACTTAGAGTCACTTCGAACGCATGTGAGAAGTCTCCCGCTGACCGCAAAACTGGATGAGATCTCTCACTAGCGTTCGAGATGACTATACATTAAAAAAGCGCCTTTTCAGGCACTTTTTTTATAACCTAAAGTTTTGCCTTCACCTCTTCCAGGTCAATGCTTCCGTGGGATTCGTGGTAGACCACGGTGCCGTTCTTGAGCAGGAGCAGCTGCGGACTCTCATGACGTACCTCCAACTGTTCAGCGACCGCGTTGGAGATTTCGCGAAAGCGCTTTAAATCCAGAAAATAGGGACGTAATTGGGATTCTTTGACATCGTAAGCCGATTCAAACCGGTTCAAGGCCATTCTACTGATGCCGCAAGTGGTGCTGTGCTTAAAGATGACCACCGGAGTTTGGTGGGAGACTTCAATGGCCGCCTTCAATTCCTCTTCGCTGGTCAGGTAGTTCCACGGCACCTGCACTATTTCTTTCTTGGCCAGGTCGCGGTCACTTTTAAACATTCCAAATAATCCCATAATTTGTTTTTCTTTTTAAAATACGGCAAGCGTCATTTTCCGGCTGCTAAAATAGTATTAAAATAGCCATGGGAGCTATTAAACTTTTGTCAAAAAGACAGCTGAATCTATGAACTGAAGCGCCATTTTGTCTGCTCATTTCCAGTGGTATAGGAATTGCTATCTATCCGGTGTAAAACAAGATGAACACTCGCCAGGCGAGCCTAACATACAATCGATGAATTTTAACAATTTTACCATTAAATCGCAGGAGGCCATTCAGCGCGCCCATCAGTTGGCGCAGGAAATGGGCCACCAGCAAATAGAAAATGAGCATATTTTCAAAGCCCTCTTTGAGGTGGATGAAAATGTACTCCCCTTCCTGCTCAACAAATTGAACGTCAACGTCAATCTGCTGCAGCAAGTACTCGACAGCACCCTGAAAAGCTTTCCAAAAGTGGAAGGTGGCGAGATTGTGCTTTCGCGTGAAGCGGGAAAAACAGTAACCGAAGCCGGCATCATCGCTAAGAAAATGAAAGATGAATACGTTTCGGTGGAGCATCTGGTGCTGGCCATCTTCAAATCGAAGAGCAAGATCGGTCAGATCCTGAAAGACCAAAGCGTGACCGAAAAAGGCCTGCAGGCCGCCATTGATGAATTGCGGCAGGGCGACCGGGTGACTTCCCAGAGTGCGGAAGACACCTACAATTCGCTGAACAAATATGCCAAGAACTTGAACCAGTTGGCGAGAGACGGCAAACTGGATCCGGTGATCGGTCGTGATGAGGAGATCCGACGTATTCTACAGATCCTCTCCCGCCGTACCAAGAACAATCCCATTTTAGTGGGTGAACCGGGTACGGGTAAGACCGCCATTGCCGAAGGGCTGGCCCATCGCATCATTGACGGCGATGTGCCGGAGAACCTGCAAGACAAGCAGATATTCGCCCTGGATATGGGAGCCTTGATCGCCGGAGCTAAATACAAAGGCGAATTTGAAGAGCGCCTGAAAGCGGTGGTCAAAGAAGTGACCTCAGCGGCCGGAGACATTGTGCTCTTTATTGACGAGATCCACACCCTGGTAGGTGCCGGAGGTGGTCAGGGCGCGATGGACGCGGCCAACATCCTCAAGCCGGCCCTGGCTCGTGGAGAGCTGCGTGCTATTGGAGCTACCACCCTGGACGAGTATCAGAAATACTTTGAAAAGGACAAAGCCCTGGAGCGTCGCTTCCAGA includes:
- a CDS encoding glutaminyl-peptide cyclotransferase, coding for MEKEITTIYKRLALITLTFLALSCGEKNLSKNFLLATDADNNHLPNGSEITLSVTGKENMTLDSIVYFLEDERLGAVTGNQALTTPVQVQQLGRKNIKALLYAGEDTGEITEKLTVLSTQVPKVYNYTIVNRYPHQTDAYTQGLEFENGVLYESNGEFGTSNLRKLDLETGQVLQQYTLSDAYFAEGLTILNNQIYQLTWKSGKGFIYGLDSLDRKGTFAYAKSKEGWGLCNDGKVLYKSDGTDKIWKLDPTTLKELGYIQVVDNKSIKNKFNELEYVNGKIYANSYQFDSVAIIDPVSGAVEGVIDLRSLKKEVQEGLDPQNEVLNGIAYNPETDQLFVTGKHWNTLFEITISER
- the glyA gene encoding serine hydroxymethyltransferase, with the translated sequence MQRDTVIFDLIQEEKERQRNGLELIASENFVSDQVMEAAGSVLTNKYAEGYPGKRYYGGCEIVDEVEQIAIDRAKELFNAEYANVQPHSGSQANTAVFHACLKPGDKFLGFDLAHGGHLTHGSPVNFSGKLYNPVFYGVDAETGLLNYDKIQEIAIQEQPKMIIAGASAYSREIDYKRFREIADSVGAILLADMAHPAGLIAKGILQDPVPHCHVCTTTTHKTLRGPRGGLIIMGKDFENPFGLKLKNGNLKMMSSLLDSGIFPGNQGGPLEHIIAAKAIAFGEALTDEFLHYMVQVKKNAKVMADALVEKGYDIISKGTDNHMMLIDLRNKNITGKQAEEALGKADITVNKNMVPFDDRSPFVTSGIRIGTAAVTTRGLKESDMKQIVDLIDQVITNFEDEDKLEAIAEEVNTMISERPLFVA
- the fahA gene encoding fumarylacetoacetase, giving the protein MPLSANDPKRKTWLKTTKNTDFPIQNIPFGVFLTRDDVITIGTRIGDHAIDLGALHQLGYFDGIPLTDDIFLQDTLNDFIADGRKTWRLVRNRIAQIFEEGNAKLRDNKKHRERVIFGLDEIEMQLPVQIGDYTDFYSSKEHATNVGSMFRDPDNALLPNWLHMPVAYHGRSSSIVPSGIPVHRPQGQKLPNDAKTPIFGPSRRVDFELEMAFITTAANQLGEPIPVNEAEEHIFGLVLFNDWSARDIQKWEYVPLGPFLAKNFASSISPWIVTLDALEPFRVESPKPIKPQLEYLQYKGKKSYDIHLEVSLQPEGMQESLLAKSNFKYMYWNMSQQLAHHTVNGCPVNAGDMMGSGTISGPTPDSYGSLLELSWAGKKPVKLKEGGDRKFVEDNDTIIMRGYCEKGDLRIGFGEVSTKLLPVFNPKKK
- a CDS encoding outer membrane beta-barrel family protein; this translates as MTTKLWALCLIFTFSLTTLLAQPKPDELVTGSVKGVVMDKDLNQPIPYATIVISDVNNAVITGGISGDDGSFLVEKIPEGNHLFKVQFIGYETVSQPITIDRKNRDWDMGTMYLVAVAASLDEVNVVAERTTIEQQIDRKVINVGKDLTTAGPTAADIMNNVPSVSVDQQSGALSLRGNTNVQVMVDGKLSNIPAAQLLKQLPSTSIKKIELITNPSAKYNPEGMSGIINIVLHKNVNLGFNGDINVGLAYDENPKFNSGINLNYRNGKFNLYANYSNNISKNFNFGNVFRPDNNSNQLFRFEDESQSHLYKVGLDFYLNEKNTISFFYNPNSYEGETLGTTDILFLNDPDQNLLQLFSNENNNNSDQYNFDYKLDFAKEGHNIELEVDYNVFEGGEDANFDFTGATPLSDYMDFVDTERDRTTINLDYVNPLSEKAKLEIGAQAILFNTDVAYSSTGESFNEQGNLVPTPDTQFDYSRDIYSAYVTYGKTLEKWSYQVGARFETVNVAADTNSVRAFTNDYTQLYPSAFVTYTPTEKNQYQISYSRRVDRPGISQVNPIRQWSTPLVSNLGNVNLEPQFTNSVELNYTRRLEKGSITAGAFVRFIEDEINMALFVDRFNLDRVILTSDNFDNTTAYGFELSSNYKPTKWWSLNASFDLYQQTQKGISETLDRDIENPTVDDIVRSTREVDNLIYNARVINNFTATEKLSFTAFAMYRGENRNLQFTMKPMFMVNVGARYSLWDGKGTFSLNYNDIFNTMYARFTGDLPYTQIGQFEWESQTVFVGLNYRFGDGKYRAKRRRNRDDNEKEGGGGLLGG
- the ytxJ gene encoding bacillithiol system redox-active protein YtxJ, which gives rise to MGLFGMFKSDRDLAKKEIVQVPWNYLTSEEELKAAIEVSHQTPVVIFKHSTTCGISRMALNRFESAYDVKESQLRPYFLDLKRFREISNAVAEQLEVRHESPQLLLLKNGTVVYHESHGSIDLEEVKAKL